One genomic segment of Deltaproteobacteria bacterium RBG_16_64_85 includes these proteins:
- a CDS encoding RNA 3'-terminal-phosphate cyclase, which yields MIEIDGSHGEGGGQILRTALALSCMFRKPFRIINIRRNRKKPGLSPQHLTGVRAAQAVSGAQVTGDRTGSTEITFSPGEVKAGDYAFDVGTAGSTLLVLQTLLPPLLFAESRSTVTLTGGTHVPFSPSYPYVSDVFAPALAKMGLEVRLSIESYGFYPRGGGKIGAEIRPAAKILPLRMAERGELLAITGSSAVGRLPRSIAERQRKAAMEKIRSRIGESEVGVRIDLLEAPTPGQGTFLFLHAASENAAAGFTSLGAIGKRAETVGEEAAAEFLRYHSTGSALDPHLPDQIALYLSICGEESYFTTSRITQHLLTNLWVTGLFHAFTHSIDGEPGRPGSLKIHSKSR from the coding sequence ATGATCGAAATCGACGGGAGCCACGGGGAAGGCGGCGGACAGATCTTGAGGACTGCCCTCGCGCTCTCCTGCATGTTCCGGAAACCGTTCCGGATCATCAATATCCGCAGGAACCGTAAGAAGCCGGGCCTCAGCCCTCAGCACCTGACCGGCGTCCGGGCGGCGCAAGCCGTTTCCGGTGCGCAGGTCACCGGGGATCGCACGGGTTCAACGGAGATCACCTTTTCCCCCGGCGAGGTAAAGGCAGGCGATTATGCCTTCGACGTCGGGACCGCCGGATCCACCCTGCTCGTCCTTCAAACCCTGCTTCCTCCGTTGCTCTTCGCGGAGAGCAGGAGTACGGTGACGCTCACCGGGGGGACGCACGTTCCCTTCAGCCCCTCCTATCCTTACGTTTCCGACGTCTTCGCACCGGCCCTCGCGAAGATGGGGCTGGAGGTCCGGCTGTCCATCGAGTCATACGGATTCTATCCGCGGGGAGGGGGGAAAATCGGTGCGGAAATCCGCCCGGCGGCCAAAATCCTCCCCTTGCGGATGGCGGAACGAGGGGAACTCCTTGCGATCACCGGGTCCTCCGCCGTCGGTCGACTCCCCAGGTCGATCGCGGAACGGCAAAGGAAGGCTGCAATGGAAAAAATCCGTTCCCGAATCGGCGAGTCGGAGGTCGGGGTGCGCATCGACCTCCTGGAGGCGCCGACTCCCGGCCAGGGGACGTTCCTGTTCCTTCACGCCGCATCCGAAAATGCAGCCGCGGGGTTCACCTCCCTCGGCGCGATCGGGAAGCGCGCCGAGACGGTCGGGGAGGAGGCGGCGGCGGAATTTCTCCGGTATCATTCCACGGGCTCGGCCCTGGACCCCCACCTGCCGGATCAGATCGCCCTCTATCTTTCGATCTGCGGTGAGGAATCGTACTTCACAACATCCCGCATCACGCAGCACCTCCTGACCAACCTCTGGGTAACCGGGCTCTTCCACGCGTTCACGCACTCCATCGACGGCGAACCCGGAAGACCCGGAAGCTTGAAAATTCATTCGAAGAGCCGTTAA
- a CDS encoding NADPH:quinone reductase: MKAIRVHQYGEPENLAMENLPVPKPGKGEALVKLEAIGVNFIDVYQRMGLYRSPLPFTPGNEGSGVVAETGPGVGEVAVGDRVAYAGALGSYAEYAVVPSWRLIKLPDGVDGGLAAAAMLQGMTAHYLTHSTYPLQPGDTCLVHAAAGGVGLLLAQMARRRGARVIGTVSTKEKAELAHAFGADEVILYTERDFESEVRLLTGGKGVQVVYDSVGQTTFEKSLNCLAPRGYLALYGQSSGPVPPFDPQILNTKGGLFLTRPSLGQYTATREELLWRANVVLGWVASGELKVRIAARFPLPEAAEAHRQLSGRKTTGKVLLLP; the protein is encoded by the coding sequence GTGAAAGCCATCCGCGTCCACCAGTACGGCGAACCCGAGAACCTCGCGATGGAGAACCTCCCCGTTCCGAAACCCGGCAAGGGGGAGGCGCTCGTCAAGCTCGAGGCGATCGGGGTCAATTTCATCGACGTCTATCAGCGGATGGGGCTCTACCGATCCCCCCTTCCCTTTACCCCGGGCAACGAGGGGTCCGGCGTCGTTGCGGAGACGGGACCCGGGGTCGGCGAGGTGGCCGTGGGCGACCGGGTCGCGTACGCCGGGGCACTCGGCTCCTACGCGGAATATGCGGTCGTCCCCTCCTGGCGGCTGATCAAGCTCCCCGACGGGGTCGACGGCGGATTGGCCGCGGCGGCGATGCTCCAGGGGATGACGGCCCATTACCTGACTCACAGCACCTATCCTCTCCAGCCCGGGGACACCTGCCTTGTTCACGCGGCGGCCGGCGGCGTCGGCCTCCTGTTGGCGCAAATGGCCAGGCGGCGGGGAGCCCGCGTGATCGGCACGGTCTCCACGAAGGAAAAGGCGGAGCTTGCACACGCGTTCGGCGCCGACGAGGTCATCCTCTACACCGAGCGGGACTTCGAGTCCGAGGTGAGACTTCTTACGGGCGGCAAAGGGGTGCAGGTGGTGTACGATTCGGTGGGGCAGACGACCTTCGAGAAGAGCCTGAACTGCCTCGCCCCCCGGGGGTACCTGGCGCTCTACGGACAGTCCAGCGGGCCCGTGCCGCCGTTCGACCCTCAGATCCTCAACACCAAGGGGGGGCTGTTTTTGACCCGGCCCTCCCTGGGCCAGTACACGGCGACGCGTGAAGAACTCCTTTGGAGGGCGAACGTCGTGCTCGGGTGGGTGGCCTCCGGGGAGCTCAAGGTCCGGATCGCCGCGAGGTTCCCGTTGCCGGAGGCGGCGGAGGCCCATCGGCAGCTTTCGGGACGGAAAACCACGGGAAAGGTCCTGCTCCTCCCGTAA
- a CDS encoding fructose-bisphosphate aldolase, whose product MPAHELGSVARSLVAAGKGILAADESAPTIEKRLKAVDVPSTEEHRRAYRELLFTTPGVSEFISGVILFDETIRQKASDGTPFPEVLSRPGILPGIKVDQGAKALAGFPGEKITEGLDGLRERLVEYRKAGARFAKWRAVIAIGAGIPTSYCLKANAHALARYAALCQEAGLVPIVEPEVLMDGSHTIERCEEVTMTMLSLVFSELLEHRVVLEGTLLKPNMVLSGKECPKQASVAEVAEATVRCLRRVVPSAVPGIVFLSGGQSAGQATEHLNAMNALGKQPWELSFSYGRALQDPVLKTWRGIPANVPGAQRTFYHRARCNGAARHGRYTKEMEISAA is encoded by the coding sequence ATGCCGGCGCACGAACTCGGATCCGTCGCCCGTTCTCTCGTCGCGGCCGGCAAGGGGATTCTCGCAGCCGACGAGAGCGCTCCCACCATCGAGAAGCGCCTGAAAGCCGTCGACGTTCCTTCCACGGAAGAACACCGCAGGGCTTACCGGGAGCTTCTGTTCACGACCCCCGGCGTTTCGGAGTTCATCAGCGGGGTGATCCTGTTCGACGAAACCATTCGGCAGAAGGCCTCGGACGGGACTCCTTTCCCGGAAGTCCTTTCCCGTCCGGGGATCCTCCCCGGAATCAAGGTGGACCAGGGGGCCAAGGCCCTTGCGGGGTTCCCCGGGGAAAAGATCACGGAGGGGCTCGATGGTCTGCGGGAGCGCCTGGTGGAGTATCGCAAAGCGGGAGCCCGATTCGCGAAGTGGCGAGCGGTCATCGCAATCGGCGCCGGGATCCCGACGTCGTACTGCCTCAAGGCGAACGCGCACGCCCTCGCCCGCTATGCCGCCCTGTGCCAGGAGGCAGGGCTTGTACCGATCGTCGAGCCGGAAGTCCTCATGGACGGCTCCCACACCATCGAACGTTGCGAGGAAGTCACGATGACGATGTTGAGTCTCGTCTTCTCCGAGCTCCTGGAACACCGAGTTGTCCTTGAGGGGACGCTCCTCAAGCCCAACATGGTGCTTTCCGGCAAGGAGTGCCCGAAACAGGCGAGCGTTGCCGAAGTAGCGGAAGCCACCGTGCGTTGCCTTCGCAGGGTCGTCCCGTCGGCCGTTCCCGGCATCGTCTTCCTCTCCGGAGGCCAGTCCGCCGGGCAGGCAACCGAACATTTGAACGCCATGAACGCGCTCGGGAAACAACCCTGGGAGCTGAGCTTCTCTTACGGACGCGCCCTCCAGGACCCGGTCCTCAAGACTTGGAGAGGAATTCCCGCGAATGTCCCTGGGGCGCAGCGTACTTTTTATCATCGGGCCAGGTGCAACGGGGCGGCGCGCCACGGCAGATACACGAAAGAGATGGAAATCTCCGCCGCCTGA
- a CDS encoding aminoacyl-tRNA deacylase, whose product MPKEKPPVTPAVRVLRASKIPYTDHLYVYEEKGGTAVSSRELGVDEHVVVKTLILEDDGRNPLVMLMHGDRQVSTKDLARIIGVKTVIPCSPETALKHTGYLVGGTSPFGTRKEMPVYMEDTILDLPKIYINGGKRGYLVGVDPKDVARILKPTLVRVAIR is encoded by the coding sequence ATGCCGAAGGAAAAGCCGCCCGTCACGCCGGCCGTCCGTGTCCTCCGCGCATCGAAGATCCCGTACACAGACCACCTCTACGTCTACGAGGAGAAGGGGGGAACCGCAGTCTCCTCCCGGGAGTTGGGGGTGGACGAGCACGTCGTCGTCAAGACCCTCATCCTGGAGGACGACGGAAGGAACCCGCTCGTGATGCTGATGCACGGCGACCGGCAGGTATCCACGAAGGATCTGGCACGGATCATCGGCGTTAAAACCGTGATTCCCTGCTCTCCCGAAACCGCGCTGAAACATACGGGGTACCTGGTGGGAGGAACCTCTCCCTTCGGCACGCGCAAGGAGATGCCGGTCTACATGGAAGATACGATCCTGGATCTTCCGAAGATCTACATCAACGGCGGGAAGCGCGGATACCTGGTCGGGGTCGATCCGAAAGATGTCGCCCGGATCCTGAAACCAACCCTGGTCCGGGTGGCGATTCGATGA